The following coding sequences lie in one Halogeometricum rufum genomic window:
- a CDS encoding DUF7576 family protein — MVDPTSDLGTDVDESDAPTCATCGDPIVQSATHRVVTWIEDGSVRHRHFCSDDCRDAYDG; from the coding sequence ATGGTAGACCCGACCTCTGACCTCGGGACGGACGTCGACGAGTCCGACGCGCCGACCTGTGCGACCTGCGGCGACCCGATAGTGCAGTCGGCGACGCACCGCGTCGTCACGTGGATCGAAGACGGTTCCGTCCGGCATCGCCACTTCTGTTCTGACGACTGTCGCGACGCGTACGACGGCTAG
- a CDS encoding DUF7511 domain-containing protein, with amino-acid sequence MSDSPASSQGPSEPWATTDAAASTFREIDGRDYELHSVVVQYDGEPDRCTVYPRRDRCLDRMAAWLSADLDAFVGLEEMR; translated from the coding sequence ATGTCCGACTCACCCGCCAGTTCACAGGGGCCGTCCGAACCGTGGGCAACGACCGACGCCGCCGCGAGCACGTTCCGCGAAATCGACGGTCGAGACTACGAACTCCACAGCGTCGTCGTCCAGTACGACGGCGAACCGGACCGGTGTACGGTCTATCCGCGTCGCGACCGCTGTCTCGACCGGATGGCGGCGTGGTTGTCCGCCGACCTCGACGCGTTCGTCGGCCTCGAAGAGATGCGCTAG
- a CDS encoding CRTAC1 family protein, translating to MFEDRSGRLPDRRPLKGYGAAVFVGPDGPRVFVGGYGTDNRLLAPDGTGSVADVTPEALADPHGHAFGVVAADVDADGTEELYVHNSDAYGGIATETDRLFDWTARGWRDVFTLPVNAGRENVRAGRSVAAVDRLGTGRYGLLLACYGAPMRFYELGDDDEVTDMAEEVGVDFLTGGRSLVVGPIVTDRTDVFVGNERGPNYLLRNERGHFTDVAAEFGLDAPSEHARGVALVDPDGDGRFDLAVGNWEEPNRIYERRGDGFVDVAPAAWREPTRTRTVLAADFDNDGTCELFANAMGAPNQLLRHRDGEWTVGDPGAAREPRGLGTGATVCDVDGDGTLELLVVHGELGSQPLSLYAAPTENEWLRVRPVTEYGAPARNAVVTLRTDRGAQTRLVCGGSGYLCQIEPVAHFGLGGDTAPLATPREVTVRWPDGRVRTVETPASETELTVHHPATRDP from the coding sequence ATGTTCGAGGACCGCTCCGGCCGTCTCCCCGACAGGCGACCGCTCAAAGGGTACGGAGCGGCGGTCTTCGTCGGCCCGGACGGGCCGCGCGTCTTCGTCGGCGGTTACGGCACCGACAACCGCCTCCTCGCGCCCGACGGGACGGGGAGCGTCGCCGACGTGACGCCCGAGGCACTCGCGGACCCGCACGGTCACGCGTTCGGCGTCGTCGCCGCGGACGTGGACGCCGACGGCACGGAGGAACTGTACGTCCACAACAGCGACGCCTACGGCGGCATCGCCACGGAGACGGACCGCCTGTTCGACTGGACGGCGAGGGGGTGGCGAGACGTGTTCACCCTCCCCGTCAACGCCGGGCGCGAGAACGTCCGCGCGGGCCGGTCCGTCGCCGCCGTGGACCGCCTCGGGACCGGACGGTACGGGCTACTCCTGGCGTGTTACGGCGCGCCGATGCGCTTCTACGAACTGGGCGACGACGACGAGGTGACCGACATGGCCGAGGAGGTGGGCGTCGACTTCCTCACCGGCGGCCGGTCGCTCGTCGTCGGCCCCATCGTCACCGACCGGACGGACGTGTTCGTCGGCAACGAACGCGGCCCGAACTACCTGCTCCGCAACGAACGCGGGCACTTCACCGACGTGGCGGCCGAGTTCGGCCTCGACGCCCCCTCGGAACACGCCCGCGGCGTCGCCCTCGTGGACCCCGACGGCGACGGGCGGTTCGACCTCGCGGTCGGCAACTGGGAGGAGCCCAACCGCATCTACGAACGACGCGGCGACGGGTTCGTCGACGTCGCCCCGGCGGCGTGGAGGGAACCGACGCGGACTCGGACGGTCCTCGCCGCCGACTTCGACAACGACGGCACCTGCGAACTGTTCGCCAACGCGATGGGCGCGCCGAACCAACTGCTCCGCCACCGCGACGGCGAGTGGACGGTCGGCGACCCCGGCGCGGCGCGGGAACCCCGCGGACTCGGCACCGGCGCGACGGTCTGCGACGTGGACGGCGACGGAACGCTCGAACTCCTCGTCGTCCACGGCGAACTCGGGTCGCAACCGCTGTCGCTGTACGCCGCCCCCACGGAGAACGAGTGGCTCCGGGTCCGCCCCGTGACGGAGTACGGCGCGCCCGCCCGCAACGCCGTCGTGACGCTCCGGACCGACCGCGGCGCGCAGACGCGACTCGTCTGCGGCGGGTCCGGCTACCTCTGTCAGATAGAACCGGTGGCGCACTTCGGCCTCGGCGGCGACACCGCCCCGTTGGCGACGCCCCGCGAGGTCACCGTTCGCTGGCCCGACGGCCGGGTGCGAACCGTCGAGACGCCCGCGTCGGAGACGGAACTGACGGTCCACCACCCGGCGACCCGCGACCCGTGA